The Anoxybacillus flavithermus genome has a segment encoding these proteins:
- a CDS encoding aspartate kinase (catalyzes the formation of 4-phospho-L-aspartate from L-aspartate and ATP; lysine and threonine sensitive), with the protein MKVAKFGGSSVANAQQFQKVANIITADDARKFVVVSAPGKRCKDDTKMTDLLITLAKKVIEHDIYEGVLAQVVARYDEIVTDLHLSRDILDVISASLQQMIDTYDDQPERLLDALKASGEDNNAKLMAHYLRQLGYEAHYVNPKDAGIFVTDEPGNAQILPESYEQLAKLKERSGILVIPGFFGCSHSGHIVTFPRGGSDITGSIVAAGVGAELYENFTDVDSIYCVNPSIVEHPCQLRELTYREMRELSYAGFSVFHDEALEPVYRHGIPVCVKNTNNPEAPGTMIVATRDHRERPVAGIASDTGFCSINVSKYLMNREIGFGRRLLQILEDEGISYEHTPSGIDNMSVILREEQLAGDVERRVLDRIVKELRVDEVSIERDLALIMVVGEGMERSVGIAAKATAAFARANVNIEMINQGSSEVSMMFGVKADVVEKAVRALYEVYF; encoded by the coding sequence ATGAAAGTAGCAAAATTCGGGGGAAGTTCTGTTGCCAATGCACAGCAATTTCAAAAAGTAGCCAACATCATTACAGCGGATGACGCGCGCAAATTTGTTGTTGTTTCTGCGCCGGGCAAGCGATGCAAAGATGATACGAAGATGACAGATTTATTAATTACGCTTGCAAAAAAAGTAATCGAACATGACATATACGAAGGGGTGCTTGCGCAAGTTGTCGCACGTTATGATGAAATCGTCACCGATTTACATTTATCACGTGACATTTTAGACGTCATTTCGGCAAGCTTGCAACAAATGATTGATACGTACGACGATCAGCCCGAGCGTTTACTTGATGCGTTAAAAGCGAGCGGAGAAGATAACAATGCGAAACTGATGGCGCATTATCTCCGACAGCTCGGATATGAGGCGCATTATGTCAATCCGAAAGACGCCGGCATTTTCGTCACAGATGAGCCGGGCAATGCACAAATTTTACCTGAGTCATATGAACAACTGGCAAAATTAAAAGAAAGAAGCGGTATTTTAGTCATTCCAGGCTTTTTCGGCTGTTCGCATTCAGGGCATATCGTCACATTCCCACGCGGCGGGTCGGATATTACTGGTTCGATCGTGGCGGCAGGAGTTGGCGCTGAACTATACGAAAACTTCACCGATGTCGATTCCATCTATTGCGTTAATCCGTCGATCGTGGAACATCCGTGCCAGCTGAGAGAATTAACATATCGTGAAATGCGCGAATTGTCGTATGCCGGTTTCTCCGTGTTTCACGATGAAGCGCTTGAACCTGTGTACCGCCACGGTATTCCGGTATGTGTGAAAAATACGAACAACCCAGAAGCACCGGGGACGATGATTGTCGCAACGAGAGATCATCGCGAGCGTCCTGTTGCAGGCATCGCGAGCGATACAGGTTTTTGCAGCATTAACGTCAGCAAATATTTAATGAACCGCGAAATCGGATTCGGGCGTCGTCTATTACAAATTTTAGAAGACGAAGGCATTTCATACGAACATACGCCATCGGGCATTGACAATATGTCTGTCATTTTACGAGAAGAGCAATTAGCCGGCGACGTCGAACGCCGTGTATTAGATCGTATTGTAAAAGAATTGCGCGTCGATGAAGTGTCGATTGAGCGTGATTTAGCGCTTATTATGGTCGTTGGGGAAGGAATGGAGCGCAGCGTCGGTATTGCAGCAAAAGCGACAGCTGCTTTCGCCCGCGCCAACGTCAACATCGAAATGATTAACCAAGGTTCGTCAGAAGTAAGCATGATGTTTGGGGTAAAAGCCGATGTGGTAGAAAAAGCGGTGCGCGCCTTATACGAAGTATATTTCTAG
- a CDS encoding class D sortase, with protein MRAVAIACFLFSVSFIWANVFGWYEAYEAVKRNDQPTAQQGDVIGTLFIPKLNISMPIYEGLQRLNKGVAHDERSALPGKGNHTILAGHRDTVFRKLGDIQRGDEVVIRTNDQTWTYVVQHIRIVKPDDKTVLVPKAHPTLTLITCYPFRWIGDAPNRYVVIAKQKGAG; from the coding sequence ATGCGAGCCGTTGCGATAGCATGTTTTCTTTTTAGCGTATCATTCATTTGGGCAAATGTGTTCGGTTGGTATGAAGCGTATGAAGCGGTAAAACGAAACGACCAACCTACTGCACAACAGGGCGACGTGATCGGCACGCTTTTTATACCGAAACTAAACATATCCATGCCGATTTATGAAGGACTACAACGGCTAAATAAAGGTGTGGCGCACGATGAACGAAGTGCGCTTCCGGGGAAAGGTAATCATACGATTTTAGCAGGACATCGCGATACGGTATTTCGCAAGCTTGGCGACATTCAACGAGGAGACGAGGTAGTCATTCGCACGAACGATCAAACATGGACGTACGTCGTGCAACATATTCGTATCGTCAAGCCAGATGATAAAACGGTGCTCGTCCCAAAAGCGCATCCGACGCTTACGTTAATTACATGTTATCCGTTTCGCTGGATCGGGGATGCGCCGAATCGATACGTTGTCATTGCAAAACAAAAAGGGGCTGGATAA
- a CDS encoding processed acidic surface protein: MRVLWLFVFLVATPVQAAISEEELRQYVQNIGWTMDDLTRYLAKWNMTVDDFSSLEALKEQLGTPITPDRLDSLLQRYEMTQEEAEALLGQFGEQLQQYTFIEDLSYALSFYRDRYDAMQAMTDILATIGLTENEIRGLIERTPPTAKQTLERLDEQIQTLVLRDLSKPLTKKEREAMLAFWNEWLSLYRLQAKVFEVNEHGRKPISFEQIETATAPVVMEWYDERGNFVADLYIPSERMNSSVLIDASEQLAHIGKMALDLESGLLVARMPKTASSYGMNILIGVALLFVSFVLWKKGKRCEPLR, encoded by the coding sequence ATGCGCGTGCTATGGTTATTTGTTTTTTTAGTTGCGACACCTGTGCAAGCTGCTATTTCTGAAGAAGAGTTGCGGCAATACGTGCAAAATATTGGCTGGACGATGGACGATTTAACGCGTTATTTAGCGAAATGGAATATGACGGTCGATGATTTTTCTTCATTGGAGGCGTTAAAAGAGCAATTAGGCACACCCATCACACCTGATCGCCTTGATTCCCTATTACAGCGTTATGAAATGACGCAAGAAGAAGCGGAAGCGCTTCTCGGACAATTTGGTGAACAACTGCAACAATATACGTTTATTGAAGATTTATCGTATGCGCTATCTTTTTATCGCGACCGTTACGATGCGATGCAAGCGATGACCGATATTTTAGCGACGATTGGACTAACGGAAAACGAAATTCGTGGATTAATTGAACGTACTCCGCCGACTGCGAAGCAAACGCTTGAACGCCTTGACGAACAAATACAAACGCTTGTGTTGCGTGACTTATCCAAACCGCTAACGAAAAAAGAGCGGGAAGCCATGCTCGCCTTTTGGAACGAATGGCTGTCGCTGTATCGTCTGCAAGCGAAAGTGTTTGAAGTAAACGAACACGGGCGAAAACCGATTTCTTTTGAACAAATAGAAACAGCTACAGCCCCTGTCGTTATGGAATGGTATGATGAAAGAGGAAATTTCGTAGCCGATTTATATATTCCGTCTGAACGGATGAATTCGAGCGTGTTGATTGATGCGAGCGAACAACTTGCACACATTGGGAAGATGGCACTTGATTTAGAAAGTGGTTTGCTTGTTGCACGCATGCCGAAAACCGCTTCTTCATACGGGATGAACATATTGATCGGTGTCGCTTTACTTTTTGTAAGCTTCGTGTTATGGAAGAAGGGAAAACGATGCGAGCCGTTGCGATAG